In Cololabis saira isolate AMF1-May2022 chromosome 14, fColSai1.1, whole genome shotgun sequence, a single genomic region encodes these proteins:
- the LOC133459956 gene encoding early growth response protein 1-like encodes MSATKAELLRSALQIQEPPSPLDGYSKLEELHMLLEAAGLLAAESAEFPDSLSDLPDLQNFPPLTPRLQPLSYSGRFTFEPSTSTSSSGSSLWAEPLLSLLTGLVSVTAPPPASCSHIPSSSLMTSSAPSADIASILSTQPAYTLAPSSEPLPPPADTLPVPQAFQPQGPPPAYPSTASRLGMPPSAMAGPMLSDYLLPSDAELGPSADQKPPPLTPLSTIKAFSSQVRPQGPPHQIPRSSKPRKSPTGQVSKTPPHERPFACPADGCDRRFSRSDELTRHVRVHTGQKPFQCRICMRSFSRSDHLTTHIRTHTGEKPFACAECGRKFARSDERKRHTKIHQRQRERRIAPAGPVAAGPAPAASPAHISSSPCFTPSPSSSLSQLYASSPSPHLYSSCSSPMGSPQSELPSPHSSNIC; translated from the exons ATGTCAGCCACCAAGGCGGAGCTGCTGCGGTCAGCCCTGCAGATCCAGGAGCCGCCGTCCCCGCTGGACGGCTACAGcaagctggaggagctgcacaTGCTGCTGGAGGCGGCCGGGCTGCTGGCAGCAGAGTCCGCGGAGTTCCCAG ATTCTCTGTCGGACCTCCCAGACCTGCAGAACTTCCCCCCCCTCACCCCTCGACTCCAACCTCTGTCCTACAGTGGGCGCTTCACCTTCGAGccgtccacctccacctccagcaGTGGCAGCAGCCTGTGGGCGGAGCCTCTTCTCAGCCTGCTGACGGGATTGGTCAgtgtgacggccccgccccctgcctCCTGCAGCCACATCCCTTCCTCGTcattgatgacatcatcagcCCCGTCTGCTGACATTGCCTCCATCTTATCAACGCAGCCGGCGTACACGTTAGCCCCCAGCTCTGAGCCGCTCCCACCCCCCGCCGACACGCTGCCAGTGCCACAGGCCTTCCAGCCCCAGGGCCCCCCCCCGGCCTACCCCTCCACGGCCTCTAGGCTGGGCATGCCGCCGTCTGCCATGGCAGGGCCGATGCTCTCCGACTACCTGCTACCTTCAGATGCAGAGCTCGGGCCAAGCGCAGACCAGAAACCGCCCCCACTTACACCGTTGTCCACCATCAAAGCCTTCTCCTCGCAGGTGCGGCCCCAGGGCCCCCCCCACCAGATACCCAGGTCCTCTAAGCCCAGGAAGTCCCCCACCGGTCAGGTGTCGAAGACGCCACCGCACGAGCGTCCCTTCGCCTGCCCTGCAGACGGCTGCGACCGTCGATTTTCCCGCTCTGACGAGCTGACGCGGCACGTAAGAGTGCACACGGGACAGAAGCCATTCCAGTGTCGCATCTGCATGCGCAGCTTCAGCCGCAGTGACCATCTCACCACGCACATCCGCACACACACTGGCGAGAAGCCCTTCGCCTGTGCCGAGTGCGGCCGCAAGTTTGCCCGCAGCGATGAGCGCAAGCGGCACACCAAGATCCACCAGAGGCAGCGAGAGCGCCGCATCGCCCCTGCTGGCCCGGTGGCAGCCGGCCCTGCTCCTGCCGCCTCCCCTGCTCACATCTCTTCCTCCCCCTGCTTCACCCCTTCTCCCTCCTCCTCGTTGTCTCAGTTGTACGCCTCCTCCCCGTCACCTCACCTCTACTCCTCATGCTCCTCCCCTATGGGGAGTCCCCAGTCAGAGCTGCCCTCCCCTCACAGCTCCAACATCTGCTGA